TTGCTGGTTATTTGCGCAGCGTCTCCCCTCTTTTAGCGTGCCTTGCGAtcatgtgtttttgtttcgcttGTTAGGTGAGTTCATCtcctgtgttttttttttttgtgtgtgtgtgctttatatataaattccTTTATGTCAGTACACGCCGTGCCGCATCTCATACCGTTACTTCTGGTGGATGGGGTGGGAATTGTAAAGGTATGTGTGTCAGAGGAGGGGTGTGGGAgatcaaaagaaaagcaaaaaaaaaaaaaagaaagcgccTCCACCACATAAAGTAACGGGAAATTgattgacaaaaaaaataataataatcagaaagtcaagaaagaaagaaagaaagagggaggagggaaggaagaaaagaaggggggaCGTACGTACCAGAAGTGTAGGGGAGAAGGAgtaagtaataataaaaatttaaaaaataattataattataataacagTGCGAACATATTTTATGGGGTTAATAACACAGGGTATGGGGAAACTAACACATCTGTGTTCTCACGTATGTGTGGTGAAGTAACAAAGCAGGAATAACAACAACCGAAGGGAGGAGCGTTTAATTTCAGATGCAAATGTGTTAATGTGATGGAGTTGGCGGAGGGAAATAAGGTTAACGCTTTTTTCCACCACCCCCCTCCTCCGCCACATTCCTCTTTCTTAACATAtggcgtgttttttttttttttttggtgaatCAATTCGAATGAGAAATGTCGTTTCGCTCTGGTACGCCGCTGGAGCCTGAAACTCTTCATGTGTATTGCCTCGACAACAACTTCTATACTCTCAttgctttgtttctgtttcttaaCCTCTCGCTTGTACGCATCTTTCTGCTGCTCTGGCCTTCTGATTTCCCCAATACATCTTTTGATGTCAATTGTTAATCTTGTGCTGTGCACATACATTcacaaagggaaaggaaaaaaaaaacaagaagaataaaCAACTATGCCACTTTCCTCCGAGAACAAGCAGAAGTTGCAAAAGCAAGTGGAGTTCTACTTCAGCGATGTGAATGTGCAGAGAGATATTTTCCTGAAGGGGAAGATGGCAGAAAATGCTGAGGGTTTCGTCTCCCTGGAGACCCTTCTAACATTCAAGCGCGTGAATTCTGTTACGACGGATGTGAAGGAAGTCGTAGAAGCAATTCGTCCCAGCGAAAAGCTTGTCTTGTCTGAGGATGGCCTTATGGTGCGCCGCAGGGATCCGCTTCCGGAATCCATCCAAACCGATCACCAAACCGTGTATGTGAAACCTGTACCACCCACAGCAACACTCGAGCAACTTACCGAATTCTTCAGCAAACACGGTACGGTGCAGGCGGTATGGCGCCGTTACTTTGCTGGGAAAAAGGACGCACCCCCAGAGAGCCGCACAAAGCCCTCTGTATTTGTTGTGTTCAACAGTAGTGAAGAGGCGGAGGCGTTCCAAAAGGCCCCTCCCATGTACGACGATGTGCAACTTACAGCAGAGATGAAAACAACGTACTTGGAGCGTAAGGCGGAAGAAATAGCAGCAAAGAAgtcaagtaaaacaaagaacGGCGGTGCAACTGACAGGGCGGAGAAGAAAACCCCACCCATGCCGCTTGGAAGTAGCTATCGTGTAAGCGGTTGTGGGGAGATGGAGAGTTTCGCCACGGTGAAGAATCTATGGCCTGTGGAGGAGCAGAAGGGGATTCGTTACGTATTTATGCCGGATAAGGAAAGCGCACTGCTCATATTTCAGGATACTCAGACAGGAGAAAAGATGGTGGCGGACTTAAAGAGCCGTGGTACAACTCTTAACGGTAAACAACCGGATATAAAGAAGTTGGAGGGCGACGATGAACAAAAGCTATTGGAAAATGTGGAGAAGGAAATTGTGGATCGTGCAATACAGAGTGCGAATAATCGTTCCGGGCGAGGAGGACGAGGTGGGCGAGGGGGCCGAGGACACAAGCGGTCACGTGAATAAGTGTCACgtgcatatgtgtgtttaaGCGAAGCGCTCTTCACTCACTGGTTTCTCATCAGCCCCTCtgactttttctcttcactccTGTTACGACTATGCGATAACCACCTACCAACAGTAAGGAAGGTGGACAGGGAGGGTGACACAGAgagatttttgttgttgtttttttttcaccgtTTTGTGTCAGGGGAAGGGAGTGGTTGCACACGCGGTGTGGCCTCGGAAAAAATGGTCAGTAACTGGCAGCAATGGGACAACCGGAAGCGCATTTCTAAAACTAAAAACAAGACAACATAAAATAAGCGTATTTAAAATGGGGCAAATTTTAAATGTTGACTCAATAGTAACATACGAACAAGGTTACTTTTAAGAAAAGATAAGAACACGGGGATGGGGAAATTACGTGGTGTGATTTGTATCTGGCAGGTGTAAAAAGAGGCCCGGCGCCGCGGAAGTAAATGCGGACTTGAGTGACTGTGTAATCTGGGGGAACGGGTGGTATGGAGGTACGGGGCATGAACATGTGAGGAACGGAAAGTAAACAGCAGGTAAAGTAAAAGGTTTTCAGGATGCTGATATGTGTTTATACCAGATTAACACTGTGGCGTAAATACCGTATTTCTCAGCCTGGGCCTTTTGTTACCACGAGTCCGTTGTTTCGTGTCGTTCCCTCCCC
This region of Trypanosoma brucei gambiense DAL972 chromosome 10, complete sequence genomic DNA includes:
- a CDS encoding La protein, with amino-acid sequence MPLSSENKQKLQKQVEFYFSDVNVQRDIFLKGKMAENAEGFVSLETLLTFKRVNSVTTDVKEVVEAIRPSEKLVLSEDGLMVRRRDPLPESIQTDHQTVYVKPVPPTATLEQLTEFFSKHGTVQAVWRRYFAGKKDAPPESRTKPSVFVVFNSSEEAEAFQKAPPMYDDVQLTAEMKTTYLERKAEEIAAKKSSKTKNGGATDRAEKKTPPMPLGSSYRVSGCGEMESFATVKNLWPVEEQKGIRYVFMPDKESALLIFQDTQTGEKMVADLKSRGTTLNGKQPDIKKLEGDDEQKLLENVEKEIVDRAIQSANNRSGRGGRGGRGGRGHKRSRE